In Paenibacillus sp. 1781tsa1, one DNA window encodes the following:
- a CDS encoding DUF6376 family protein, with protein MFIRKRKHTLMMTGLIASSILLISACSVVEQANESLNYVSGATDYIEQVSNAGADLQELASGAVNNPEITTQIQEKIDLIQAEASEFSQLAAPAIGESIHENLVSYNTQLTEVVDNFENTIAEQGFTAENWEKTGIPELITNINNLKDPLSGLQGE; from the coding sequence ATGTTCATAAGAAAAAGAAAGCACACATTAATGATGACAGGCCTTATCGCATCAAGTATTCTTTTGATTTCGGCCTGTTCTGTCGTAGAACAAGCCAATGAAAGTTTAAATTATGTTAGTGGGGCTACTGATTATATAGAACAGGTATCAAACGCCGGGGCTGATCTGCAAGAGCTCGCATCGGGTGCGGTGAATAATCCGGAGATAACCACTCAGATTCAGGAGAAAATCGATCTGATCCAAGCAGAAGCAAGCGAATTTTCTCAGCTGGCTGCTCCTGCGATAGGAGAGAGCATTCATGAAAATCTGGTCAGCTACAATACGCAATTAACGGAAGTTGTGGACAATTTCGAGAATACGATAGCGGAGCAAGGTTTTACGGCAGAAAATTGGGAAAAGACGGGCATTCCTGAGTTGATCACCAACATTAACAACTTGAAAGATCCGCTGAGCGGACTTCAGGGTGAATAA
- a CDS encoding SDR family NAD(P)-dependent oxidoreductase: protein MTEHNGKVIIITGGASGIGKETALQLSDQGATIVVADYNEDGAKKLAAEIEAAGGTAGAYKVDVSKGDEIKALIDWTVEQYGTLSGIFNNAGIGLVKPFLEMDPESYHRVIDVDQHSVYYGMYYGAKKMVELNVQGTIVNTASIYGSVAAVGSFNYNAAKAAVVMMSKSGALELAEHGIRVVGVAPGFIETPILGDDQAMKDALATQHMRGELIQPEKVASVVTFLFSDAASAVNGTTVAVDDGFLSFKTK from the coding sequence ATGACGGAGCACAATGGAAAAGTAATCATTATTACAGGTGGAGCCAGTGGTATTGGTAAAGAAACAGCACTTCAACTTTCGGATCAAGGTGCGACTATTGTTGTCGCTGACTATAATGAAGACGGAGCGAAGAAGCTTGCGGCAGAGATTGAAGCAGCAGGCGGAACAGCGGGCGCATACAAAGTGGATGTATCCAAAGGAGACGAGATCAAAGCCCTGATCGACTGGACCGTAGAGCAATATGGTACGTTAAGCGGTATTTTCAATAACGCAGGCATTGGACTTGTGAAGCCATTTCTGGAGATGGACCCGGAATCTTATCACAGAGTCATTGATGTAGATCAGCACAGTGTATACTATGGCATGTATTATGGCGCGAAAAAAATGGTTGAATTAAATGTACAAGGTACCATTGTGAATACGGCTTCGATCTATGGAAGTGTTGCTGCAGTAGGCAGCTTCAACTACAATGCAGCCAAGGCTGCTGTTGTTATGATGTCCAAATCCGGTGCACTGGAACTTGCGGAGCATGGAATTCGTGTCGTTGGTGTAGCTCCTGGCTTTATCGAAACACCGATTCTGGGTGATGACCAAGCCATGAAGGATGCGCTTGCTACTCAACATATGCGTGGAGAGCTTATTCAACCAGAAAAAGTAGCCAGTGTGGTTACATTCCTGTTCAGTGATGCAGCAAGCGCAGTGAATGGGACAACTGTAGCCGTAGATGATGGATTCCTCAGCTTCAAAACCAAATAA
- a CDS encoding sulfite exporter TauE/SafE family protein codes for MDLLLFVIMFILGLVGSFFSGLLGIGGAIINYPLLLYVPSWMGLEPFSAHEVSSISMFQVFFASLAGVIAFRRKVKTGRSGGAIVHRGLVLYMGSSILAGSLIGGFISGHLDGRVINLIYGILAIMAIVLMLIPGKGKLDTSAPLVFNRWIAAGTAFAVGIVSGIVGAGGAFILIPIMLTILNIPVRTTIASSLAIVFISAIGGVIGKMTGGDIPMEPIIYTVIGSMLGASLGSKVSSMINVRVLRYALIVLIAITAVKVWSSIL; via the coding sequence ATGGATCTTCTGCTTTTTGTCATCATGTTTATACTCGGTCTGGTCGGTTCATTCTTCTCCGGTTTGTTGGGTATTGGTGGGGCCATTATCAATTATCCGCTACTGTTATATGTTCCATCCTGGATGGGACTGGAGCCATTCTCAGCACATGAGGTATCGTCGATTAGTATGTTTCAAGTATTTTTTGCTTCACTTGCCGGTGTGATTGCATTCCGGAGAAAAGTAAAAACGGGTAGAAGTGGTGGGGCGATCGTTCACCGCGGATTGGTGCTGTACATGGGCTCCAGCATTCTTGCTGGCAGTCTAATCGGCGGGTTCATCTCAGGTCATCTGGACGGAAGGGTTATTAATCTGATCTATGGCATTCTGGCCATTATGGCGATTGTGCTTATGCTGATTCCCGGAAAGGGAAAGCTCGATACCTCAGCTCCACTGGTGTTTAACCGATGGATTGCAGCAGGCACTGCTTTTGCAGTAGGCATTGTATCAGGAATTGTTGGGGCAGGTGGTGCCTTTATCCTTATTCCCATCATGCTGACGATTCTCAACATCCCCGTGCGAACGACGATTGCTTCTTCACTGGCGATTGTATTTATCTCCGCCATTGGCGGCGTGATAGGGAAAATGACGGGTGGAGACATTCCGATGGAGCCCATCATCTACACGGTGATCGGCAGTATGCTGGGGGCATCCCTTGGTTCAAAGGTTAGTTCGATGATCAATGTGAGGGTACTTCGGTACGCATTAATCGTACTTATCGCCATCACAGCGGTCAAAGTCTGGTCCTCCATTCTGTAA
- a CDS encoding polyprenyl synthetase family protein: MNNVLTKQADAGYRLAEQKASQYFTTLRQQLIDNTYTTALIQDIHLWQKKHIHRFAWLSLLSPSKRKPDTRDVHRYIHWLNTTGKLDDYLDRSISYIYMRDLGQALDSPDTQARIQHVVQNTKKYFMGSATGRKGQPDYISLAALYRWGQKEHIETAVIWVMDKLKNVASNIPKELDAEQAQRKLIKIILGVVLHVDDEMNEQTPPEERARRFDAAIRLGYSYGLTYPFVDDLLDSQALTVQEKEQYSLMIRDALLTGVVPDLGEWKGSNLEVIEYVHSELREAFEYIKNYQHPEKQRTFLEQSYVFFQSQEIDRNKKLANANYTNEELYIPIIIKSSSSRLIVRSVLSAPEDEGFDLRTFYYGIYNQLADDFADMFDDMEEGAVTPYTYYLKYRDLRPDLINPYELYWAVISHLIHDVYNSDVKTREVILDRAINGLKRCKERLGQQKYDEVMTIFASGQPEFNQLVQEMVRKADDVDFLDKLLRDQVVLQLKNDKQEKEDFKQTIRTVREQINVELQISKPGGLHEMKETLIDAANYSLQGDGKRLRPILTWVMGVREYGLPESSIVPLLRSLEYMHTASLIFDDLPTQDNASTRRGRSTLHQVHNSATAELTGLFLIQKAIGEQSSLNRFDAATVLTLIRYSAEKAEDMCMGQAMDLNSKGKVLTLEQLNMICFYKTGIAFEAALVMPAILAQVKEPEMATLKKFAYHAGIAFQIKDDLLDFEGNDLILGKPAGQDERNNNSTFVSILGDEGAKKEMWEHYCLATDALNEMPKPISFLRHLLDYLVGRER; the protein is encoded by the coding sequence ATGAATAACGTACTTACAAAACAGGCTGATGCAGGATATCGGCTAGCTGAGCAGAAAGCATCTCAGTATTTTACTACTCTTAGGCAGCAACTTATAGATAATACGTATACAACAGCACTTATCCAAGATATTCATCTGTGGCAAAAAAAACATATTCATCGTTTTGCCTGGCTTTCTCTTTTATCACCAAGCAAAAGAAAACCGGATACCCGGGATGTTCATAGATATATCCACTGGCTGAATACGACAGGAAAACTGGATGATTACCTGGATCGGAGTATCTCCTATATTTATATGCGAGATCTGGGGCAAGCCCTTGATTCTCCAGATACGCAAGCCCGAATTCAGCACGTTGTCCAGAATACCAAAAAATACTTTATGGGCTCTGCCACTGGGCGAAAAGGTCAGCCCGATTATATCAGTCTTGCTGCGTTGTACCGGTGGGGACAGAAGGAGCACATTGAAACGGCTGTTATCTGGGTGATGGACAAATTAAAGAATGTAGCATCCAACATTCCGAAGGAGCTGGATGCAGAGCAGGCGCAGCGGAAGCTTATCAAAATTATTCTTGGCGTGGTTCTTCATGTGGACGATGAGATGAATGAGCAGACCCCACCTGAGGAACGGGCGCGGAGATTTGATGCGGCGATCAGACTCGGTTATTCCTACGGTTTGACGTATCCATTTGTGGATGACCTGTTGGATTCTCAAGCTTTGACGGTTCAGGAAAAGGAACAATATTCACTGATGATACGCGATGCACTTCTTACCGGGGTTGTACCTGATCTGGGAGAGTGGAAAGGCAGTAACCTTGAAGTGATTGAATATGTGCATTCCGAGCTTCGGGAAGCATTTGAGTACATCAAGAACTACCAGCATCCAGAGAAACAGCGCACATTCTTAGAGCAATCTTATGTTTTCTTTCAGTCTCAAGAGATTGATCGCAACAAGAAATTAGCCAATGCAAATTATACCAATGAAGAATTGTACATTCCGATTATTATCAAATCTTCGTCTTCCCGATTAATCGTCCGGTCTGTTCTCAGTGCACCAGAGGATGAAGGATTCGATCTGCGGACGTTCTATTACGGGATATATAATCAGCTGGCAGATGATTTTGCCGATATGTTTGACGATATGGAAGAAGGGGCTGTAACTCCTTATACGTACTATTTGAAGTATCGTGATTTGCGCCCTGATCTGATTAATCCATATGAATTGTATTGGGCAGTCATCTCTCACCTAATCCATGATGTATACAACTCGGACGTCAAGACCCGGGAGGTCATACTGGATCGTGCTATAAACGGTCTGAAGCGATGTAAAGAACGGTTGGGGCAGCAGAAATATGATGAAGTGATGACGATCTTTGCCTCTGGGCAGCCTGAATTCAATCAATTGGTTCAAGAGATGGTGAGAAAAGCAGATGACGTTGATTTCCTCGATAAATTGTTACGGGATCAGGTCGTGCTTCAATTGAAAAATGACAAGCAGGAGAAAGAGGACTTCAAGCAGACCATTCGAACAGTTCGCGAACAGATTAATGTAGAGTTGCAGATTTCGAAGCCCGGTGGACTTCATGAGATGAAAGAAACGCTGATCGATGCAGCCAATTATAGCTTGCAGGGAGACGGAAAGAGGTTACGCCCCATATTAACCTGGGTTATGGGCGTGCGCGAGTATGGACTACCCGAATCATCTATTGTTCCGCTGCTACGATCGCTGGAGTACATGCATACCGCTTCCCTAATCTTTGATGATCTGCCTACGCAGGATAATGCTTCGACAAGGCGTGGACGTTCTACTCTGCATCAGGTACACAATAGCGCCACAGCAGAGCTTACGGGTCTGTTTCTCATTCAGAAGGCGATCGGAGAGCAATCCTCATTGAATCGCTTTGATGCGGCAACCGTGCTTACTCTCATTCGATATTCGGCTGAAAAAGCAGAGGATATGTGTATGGGGCAGGCAATGGACCTGAATTCCAAAGGCAAGGTATTAACGCTTGAGCAGTTGAACATGATCTGTTTTTACAAAACAGGTATTGCCTTCGAAGCTGCACTGGTCATGCCAGCCATACTTGCTCAAGTGAAGGAACCGGAGATGGCTACGCTGAAAAAGTTCGCTTATCATGCGGGGATCGCCTTCCAGATCAAGGATGACTTGCTGGATTTCGAGGGAAATGACCTCATTCTCGGGAAACCTGCAGGTCAGGATGAGCGGAACAACAATTCAACCTTTGTATCCATTCTTGGTGATGAAGGCGCGAAGAAAGAGATGTGGGAGCATTATTGTCTTGCTACAGATGCATTAAACGAGATGCCAAAACCGATTTCATTTTTGAGACATTTATTGGATTATCTTGTTGGTCGTGAGCGCTAA